The DNA sequence GGACCCGTTATCCCCCTACCACCCTCATAGGTCATATCAGCGAAGAGGCTCACGATTCCGAGGATTACAATGAATACCGTTGATTTCCTCATGATGGTACTCCCTTCAACAAGATTTCCTCAGCATGCGAGCAGTGTTTCACCATCCATGAATACTGGCCAGCATGTAAATTGCCCTGTAGGTGTACTCCGGTTCAGATATCCCCATATAGACGGACCTCCTGAAACCACCATCGGGATTCCTTATTTTCATTATAAACCGTGTGACATCACTCACCTTACCCCTCAGGATCTCATTGATGCGGAACCCCGAATGGACGGTTTCAATGTATGGTGGATATGATATGGGTGTGAAGTTCCAGGCACCATCCGAGAAGCAGGAGTCTGTGAACTGAAGGACCTCATCGCCCGGAATCTTCATGCCATGGCCGTTGAGTATCTCAAGGGCAAAGCGGGTGTTGATTATATCTGAACCATAGGCACCGAATCCCCCATCCTCATTCTGAATTGAGAGGACCCATTCCGGTATTTCATCAAGGTATTCCCCATGCATCCTGAGGACGGAGTCCATGTAGAAGGTTATCTCAAGGCTTGATTTCCTGTATGATGTCCTCAGCATCTCAGTGAATTTCTCAGGTATTTCAAAGTTCCTGCCATAATCCCTGAGGATACTGCACCTGTAGAAGAGTCCCTGGGCAGCGAAGGTCCCTCCCCTGTGGACATCCTCGAGCCAGTCCAGGGTCTCCTCAAGCCGGGGCGGCTCATGGTCAAGGACCTCGAAGGACCTGATGGCATAGTAGGTGTTCTTTGAATCTGGCAGTCCCTCATAGAGTGTGTAACCGCCGCTGGAATGTCTCCTTTTATTGAGAAAACTTATGACCGAATTTTTCAGTGCTGGGGGATCAAACATTCATAACCTCCCTCTCAGGGCACACAAATATATATGGATTCCAGTTTAATATAATAAACCTAACATTTATCATTTAAATAAATCGTTTCTATGAGGAATACCATGATTCAGTCATGTAATGAATGTAAGGGTAAAGGTTACCGTGTTAAGAGTTACAAGATATGCAGCGCATGCCATGGAACAGGTTTCAGATCAACAGAGGATATAAAGGATCATTTCAAGGGTGTTTCAAACAGTGCAAGGCAGAGGTTCGACCTCGAGGACTCCCATGAGGTCCCCTGTGAGGTATGCAGGGGTAAGGGTGAGGTGGAGGTGAGGGAAACCTGCCCCACCTGTGGCGGTAAGGGTGAGGTTAACATCTGCCCATCATGTGGAAGGATGATGAAGGGTAGGGATGAGTACTGCCCGGAATGTCAGAAGAAGGAGAAGGTCTACATCCTCCACCCTGCATGCACAATGGACGACCTCGAGGTTGGAAGCATATACCGTGGGAAGATAACCAGGGTTGAAAAATATGGGGTCTTTGTGAGCCTCAACAGCCACGTCTGGGGACTCATGAGGGGATTGTTCCCAGACTACAAGGTGGGGGATGAACTATTCGTCAGGGTATCCCAGGTGAAACCCTACAAGGGCGAGGTGGACATGATCCCGGCCAGTATAAAGGGGCCCTACGAGGTTATCAAGTTAAAGAAGGACCTGCCAAGGACGAGGATAGCAGACATAGATACAAAGAGCCTTGGTAAAACCGTGCGGATAGTGGGGGAGGTCATTCAGATCCAGCAGACATCCGGTCCAACCATATTCACGGTATCCGATGAAACCGGGACCACATGGGCTGCGGCCTTCGATGAGCCAGGTATAAGGGTCTACCCCCACATACAGATCGGCCACATAGTTGAGGTTATAGGAGAGGTTAACCAGCACACAGGAAAGATTCAGATCGAATCCGAGTCAATTGAACGCCTCATAGGTAATGAAGCTGCGGAAGCCAGGCGGCTCATCGATGAGGCCATAGACAGGAGGGCTGAACCAGAAAGAAAGGACCTCTTAATTGAAAGCGAAACCCTGGAAAAATTAAGACCAAAACTTGTGGAGGCGGCCAAGGCAATAAGGAGGGCCGTCTATGATGGAAGATCCATCCTTGTGAGGCACCATGCAGACGCTGATGGTATCTGTGCCGGTGTTGCCATTGAAAAGGCTGTTTTACCCCTCCTCCGTGACCTCAACCCCAGCACAGATGCTGAGTGGCACTACTTCAAGAGGGCCCCCAGCAAGGCACCCTTCTATGAACTCGAGGACGTTGTGAAGGACCTCTCATATGCCCTGGAGGACCTCGAGAGGCACGGGCAGAAACTGCCGCTCCTTGTACTGCTTGATAACGGGTCGACAGAGGAGGATATACTTGCCCTCATGAAGGCCAAGATATATGACATTGAAATCGTGGTTGTGGACCACCACTACCCTGGCGAGGTCCAGGATGGACGTGTTGAGGTTGATGAATATGTTGACACCCACGTGAATCCATACCTGGTCGGTGGCGACTCCCAGATAACTGCGGGGTCGCTGTCAGTGGAGATAGCCAAGATGATAAACCCTGAAATTGCAGAGAGGATTCTCCATCTCCCTGGTATCGCTGCGGTTGGTGACCATGCGAACTCCCCTGAGGCCGAGGCCTACATTGAACTTGCAGCAGAGCGCGGCTATGAAAGGGAGGACCTTGAAAGGATCGCCGCATGTATAGACTTCGAGGCCTTCTACCTCAGGTTCATGAACGGGAGGGGCATCATCGACACCATACTTGGGCTTGGAAGTCTTGATAAACACAAGAAACTGGTTGATGCGCTCTACAGGGAATACGAGAGGAAGGTTGACACCCAGCTCAGGGCAGCCATACCCAACCTCAAATCCACAAGGCTGCCCAACGGGATACTCTTCAATGTCCTGGATGTTGAGAAGTACTCACACCGCTTCACATTCCCTGCCCCGGGGAAGACCTGTGGATTCGTCCATGATTACATGGTCCAGAAGCATGGTGAGGACACACCCATAATCACCCTGGCCTACGGACCTGACTTCGGTGTTATAAGGG is a window from the Methanothermobacter thermautotrophicus str. Delta H genome containing:
- a CDS encoding prenyltransferase/squalene oxidase repeat-containing protein; the encoded protein is MFDPPALKNSVISFLNKRRHSSGGYTLYEGLPDSKNTYYAIRSFEVLDHEPPRLEETLDWLEDVHRGGTFAAQGLFYRCSILRDYGRNFEIPEKFTEMLRTSYRKSSLEITFYMDSVLRMHGEYLDEIPEWVLSIQNEDGGFGAYGSDIINTRFALEILNGHGMKIPGDEVLQFTDSCFSDGAWNFTPISYPPYIETVHSGFRINEILRGKVSDVTRFIMKIRNPDGGFRRSVYMGISEPEYTYRAIYMLASIHGW
- a CDS encoding DHH family phosphoesterase, whose translation is MIQSCNECKGKGYRVKSYKICSACHGTGFRSTEDIKDHFKGVSNSARQRFDLEDSHEVPCEVCRGKGEVEVRETCPTCGGKGEVNICPSCGRMMKGRDEYCPECQKKEKVYILHPACTMDDLEVGSIYRGKITRVEKYGVFVSLNSHVWGLMRGLFPDYKVGDELFVRVSQVKPYKGEVDMIPASIKGPYEVIKLKKDLPRTRIADIDTKSLGKTVRIVGEVIQIQQTSGPTIFTVSDETGTTWAAAFDEPGIRVYPHIQIGHIVEVIGEVNQHTGKIQIESESIERLIGNEAAEARRLIDEAIDRRAEPERKDLLIESETLEKLRPKLVEAAKAIRRAVYDGRSILVRHHADADGICAGVAIEKAVLPLLRDLNPSTDAEWHYFKRAPSKAPFYELEDVVKDLSYALEDLERHGQKLPLLVLLDNGSTEEDILALMKAKIYDIEIVVVDHHYPGEVQDGRVEVDEYVDTHVNPYLVGGDSQITAGSLSVEIAKMINPEIAERILHLPGIAAVGDHANSPEAEAYIELAAERGYEREDLERIAACIDFEAFYLRFMNGRGIIDTILGLGSLDKHKKLVDALYREYERKVDTQLRAAIPNLKSTRLPNGILFNVLDVEKYSHRFTFPAPGKTCGFVHDYMVQKHGEDTPIITLAYGPDFGVIRATDAVNEKFGFNLNEIVWELAEEIPEAVIDGGGHECAGSLKYIEGLSKKVLSAFAEKVAALKG